The nucleotide window CACATGAAGATCGCGGCGCTGACCACCATGAACACGCCGACGATACGGAACGCCTTCGAGGTGAGCGAGTCGATGATGAACGTAACGTCGCGGTAGTAGCCACCGATATCGTCCTCGTCGGGTTCGTCGTCGACGAACGCGCCGAACATCCCCGTCGCGGTGTTCGTGAGGACGTTGCCCTCCTCGTCGGTCTCGGCGTCCTCACCAGCGGCCTCGCCCTCGGCACCGTCGGGGGCCTCACCGTCGGCAGCCTCACCCTCGACGGCCTCGTCGACAGACTGAGCGGCGTCGAACCGGGCGAGGATCGCTTCGGCTTTCTCGGGGTTGTCGTCTTGCAGCGCCATCCCGGCGTAGGCGGTCGCCTCGTCCTCGTCGAGCACACGGAACACGTCGAGCGGAGCGTCACGGACCTGCTGGGTCGAGAGCGCGCCGACGTCGACGTCTTCGGGATCGCGCACCGCGGCCATCGCGAGTTCGTCGCTGGCGAACACCTTCGAGACCGTCCGGTAGAGGACGACGAGCGCGACGAGCAGTCCGACCACGACGGCGAGGACGACCGCGACGGTCGGTCGCGAGACGCCCAGCGCCGCGGGCAGATCGGGGAACGGGTCGGTGAAGTAGACCGGATTCACCGTGCGACTCGCCTGGGCGGCCGCGTCGAACCCCGGCGCAGCCCCAGAGAGCAGACCCTCGGAGGTCCGGGCGAGGACGTCGTAGTTCGGCGTCGGCCGCGGGCGGTAGGCGTCGGGCAACGACGCGACCACGGTGTTGAGGTGGGTCAGCCCGCCCGAGACGACCGCGGCGTAGGTGACGACCCCGCCGACGAGTGCGCTCCCCGCGAGGACGTTCCAGTGCTGGCGTGCGATCACGCGGACGTCCAGTGCTTCGCCGCTCCGTTTGGCGATCACGAGGGTCTTCGTCATGCGGAGGCTGAGCGCGTACAGCCCGACGAGCGGGGTCGCCCACATCAGCTGCGTGATCGGGTCCGGCGGCGTGAACATCGCCCCACCGCCGTACAGCACCAGCACGGCGATCTTCCACTTGTCGCGGAACGTCTCGTACGGGACGATCTCCGCGAGCGAGAGCGATGCCATCACCAGCGGGAGTTGGGCAGCGAGCCCAAAGGATAGCGCCAGCAAGACGATGAAGTGCACCCACTTGACGATCGAGTACGCCGGCGTGAACCCGGCGTTGATCGCGTTCGTCGCCAGGAAGTCGAACATCAGCGGGAAGAAGAAGACGTAGGCGTACGCGACACCGCCGGTGAACAGGCCACCGACGGCGAGTGTGAAGCCGGCGACTTTCAGGATCGGCACGTCGTCCGGCCAGATCCCCCGGCTCCGCAGCGAGTCACTCGAATAGTAGACGATCACCGGAACGATCATGACGAGCCCAACGACGATGCCGATCTTGGCCTGGAGCAAGATGACGTCGAACGGCGTCTGAGCGACGACGCTCGTCTGGCGAAGGATCGGCGGCGGCATCCGCCCGAACAGATCGGCTCGAAGCTGTTCCCAGACGAACGCCCGCAGGATCCAGATCGAACCCATCAGCCCGACGACGAACACGATGAAGATGACCTGCAGCTTCCGCTGGGCCGTCGAGAGGAAGTCCCCCAGCGTCTCCCGCCCGGCCGCGACCGTGCGTTTCGTGTCCTCGTCGATCCCGAGGTCGGCCATTCGTCCGCTGAGTTACGTCCTCGGCGTTATCAACCTATTCATCGCCAGACTCCGCACCGGCAGGCGAAAAGAAAGCTTACAACAGGGCGCACCAAAGCGCATGCCAGTATGGGCGGAGCGCGGACCGGCGGGTTCGACGACGGCCCCGGCGGCATTCGACGTGACTGGCGAGCCGTGGAGGACCACGAGCCGCGCCGCCCGCTCGATCGACGGACGCGGGGCGCGGTCGGGGACAGCGCGTCGGTCGGCGGGGCGTTTTCTCCGCCCGACCGGCCAGGGGCCGGTGCCCGACGGCGAGAGGGGCCCGACCGGCCGTACCGACCCGATCCCCGCCCGCGGCGGGACCCGGCGGCGGGACCGACCGGCGAGCCACAGCCGCCGAGCGATCTTGCGGCCCCACCGCAACGATCACCCGCGGCGCGTGGCCTACGCTCTGGTGAGCACGCGCGGCCCGGTGCGGCGGTCGCCTGGGTCGGACCCTCGCCACGAGTCGCCGCCGCGGCACCGTTCGCCGGCGGGCACGGCCCCGACGGCGATCTGGTGACCGGTCGACTCGGCCCCGATTACGAGGCGCCCGACGAGTCGCCCACTCGCGACTCCACCGAGGGCGACACCACCACGCCCGACACCCCCACGGGCAGCACGCAGACGACACGCGGCGGACGGGGCGATACCGATCCGCCTGCCGAGACCGGCGCGCCGGACGACCAGGAGATGCCGCTGGGCGCACACATCGAAGAGATGGTGCGCCGGCTGGGCATCGTCGTCCTCATCACCGGCGCTGTCGCGGCCGTCGCCTTCCCCTTTGGCGAGTACGTCATCAACTTCCTCTGGTTTTCCTACCTGCCGGGGACCGCCGCAGAGTGTCCCTCGACGGCTCAGGAACTGGCCTGTCCGCGGGTCTATCACCCGCTCTCTCTGATGTTCGCGCGGCTGAAGGTCGCGACGCTCGGCGGCTTCGTCGTCGCGCTCCCGGCGGCGGTCTATCAGATCTACCGGTTCATGCGACCGGGACTGTACCCCCGCGAGCGGCGCTACTATCTCGCCTCGGTGCCGACCAGCCTCGCGCTCGCGGTCGCCGGCCTCCTCTTTGCGCACGTGTTGATCCTGCCGATCCTCTTTACGTACTTCCACTTCTACACCCAGGGCGCGGCGGAGATCTGGTTCAGCCTCGGGCGGACGTTCGATCTGATCGTGATGATGCTCGGTCTGTTCGCGCTCGCCTTCCAGATCCCACTCCTGATCGTCCTCGCCGTGATGATGAACGTCACCTCGCGGCGCTGGCTCGCGAACAAGCGGATGTACTTCTGGGGCGCCTTCCTCGCGGTCTCCTTCATCTTCGGCGCGGATCCGACCGGGATGGGCCCGTTCCTCGTCGCGGGGACGATGGTCGGCCTGTTCGAGGGGACGCTCCTCTTGCTCCGCTGGTCGGGCAAGGGGACGATCTGGCCGACGCCCGAGGCGCTGACCCGTCGGCGGCCGCTGGCGTGGCTCGCGGGCGCGATCGCGGGCTACGTCGCCAGCCCCGCCCCGCTGCCGACAGGCTACTACGCGGCGGTACCAACCTTCGTCAAGAACTACCTGGCGAACTACGACCTCGAACCCGTCACGCCGCTGATCGTCGCGCTCGTGATCGTGGCGATCTTCGAGTACATCGCCTACACGATCCGGCAGTACCGTGCCGGGGCGGGCTATCGCGGTGGAAGCAGAAAGCCCCGTGCCGACCAGTTCGACTGGGTCCTCCGCCGGGCGCGCTTCTCGGTGTGGGCGCTCGCCTTGCTCGCGGGGTATCTGTCCAGTCCCGACCCCGTCTTCCTGGACACGTTCCAGTCGGTGACGCTCCCGCCGCTGCGCGCGCTCGCGCTCGGTATCGGCATCGGCGTCGCCTACGAGATCCTGCTGCGGGGCTACCGGTTCTGGTGGGAACGGCGCTGAAAAGGGATTTTTCTCGGATATCGCCGCGTCACTCCTCCGGACTCACACTGCCCGTCCGATAGCCAGCGAGATCCAGCGTGACGTGGTCGAACCCGAGCGCACCGACGTGCTCGCGGGCCGCCGCCGCGAATTCGGGGTCGAGCGCCGCGTCGAGTTCCTCGGTGCCGACCTCGATGCGCGCGAGATCACCGTGATCGCGCACGCGGAACTGTTCGAACCCCCAGGTCCGCAGGAGGTCTTCGGCGCGTTCGACCCGCGAGAGTCGCTCGTCGGTGATCCGTTCGCCCGTGGGGATCCGCGAAGAGAGACACGCCATCGACGGCTTGTCGGCGACCGAGAGGTCGTACGCGCGGGCGATCTCGCGGGCCTCCGCCTTCGTGATGTCGTGAGCGCGTAGTGGCGAGTAGGCGTCGCGCTCGGCGACGGCCTGGAGGCCGGGGCGGTGGCCGCCCTCGCCGTCGTCGGCGGTCGTCCCGTCACAGACAGTCGCGAGCCCTTCGCGCTCGGCGACCTGGCTCATCGCATCGAGTCGCATCGATCGGCAGTGATAGCAGCGTTGCTCGTCGTTCGCGCGAAAGTCCGGGTCATCGAGTTCCGAAAAGGTGGTCTCGACGTGGCGAATCCCGATCTCGTCGGCCACCGACCGGGCGTCCGCGAGTTCCGCCTCGGGGAGCGTCTCGCTGCGCGCGGTGCAGGCCACCGCGCGGTCGCCCAGCGCCTCGTGGGCCATCGCGGCGACGACGCTCGAATCGACGCCGCCCGAGAACGCGACGAGCACGCCGTCGCGGTCAGCGAGGTCGGCCACGGCCTGGGTGCGTTTCTCGGCGGCGGTCGTCATGGCCAGCGCTACCGCATCGGCGGGCAAAAGTCCGGCGTCGTCGGCAGCGGTGGCCGAGCGGCGGTCCACCCACTCGGTTCGAGCAGTCGCTCGCCCCGGAACAGTTTCCCGTCCGGACGCGAACGGCCACGTGTGAGCGACGGTCCGGCCCCGATGGACTACTTTCCGTACGACGAGCCCTACGGCCACCAGGCCGACGCGATCGACGCGATCGACGACGCGCTCGCCGACGGGCGCGATGTCCTGTTCGAGGGCCCCTGCGGAACGGGCAAGACACTCGCCGCGCTCGCGCCCGCGCTCGCCGAGGCCCACCGGACCGATCGGACCGTCCTGATCGCGACGACCGTCCACCAGCAACTCCGGCAGTTCGTCCGCGAAGCCCGTACGATCGCCGACCACGAACCGATCAGCGCGTCGGTGTTCCGCGGGAAAGGCTCGATGTGTCACCGCGAGGTCGACTACGAGACCTGTCGCGTCCTCAAGGAGGCGACCCGCGATCTCGCCGACCTGGAGGAAGATCGCGACGAACTCCGCGAGCGGGCCGACGCACTCCTGGCGGCGAGTCGGGACGGTGACAGCGACGCCGCCGAGGCCCGGGCGGCCGTTCAGGACGAACGCGAGTCGGTCGCCGAGGAGATCAGCGATCTGCGCGAGGATCGCGAGATCTGTGAGTACTATTACGACAACCTGACGAGCGACACGATCGAGTTCGACGCGTGGCTCGCGGGGGGCGTCCGGACGCCCGACGAGGTGTTCGCCCGGGCCGAGAGCGCGGGGTTCTGTGGGTACGAACTCCTCAAGGAGGGACTGAGCGGGCTGGATCTGGTCTGCTGTAACTACAATCACGTCCTCGACCCGATGATCCGCGAGCACGTCTTTCGGTGGCTGGATCGCGACCCCGAGGACGTGATCGTCGTCCTCGACGAGGCCCACAACGTGCCGAGCGCGGCCCGCGAGCACGCCCGGCGACGGCTGGCCAGCGAGACGATCGAGCGCGCGCTCGACGAGCTGGCGGACAGCGAGGACCCACGGGCCGACCCGGCGGCGAACCTGATCGCGACGGTGGGCGAGGCCCTCGATCGGGTCGCTCGCGAGCAGGCCAGCGATCCGGGATCGGAGTGGACCGAGCACAGCGTCGCGAATCCAGACGGCAAAGACGCACTCACGGTCGCAACGCTCCAGGCGTACTCGGGCCAGGGCTATCCCGCCGATCTGGAGGCCGCCCGAGAGTTGGGCGAGGCCCTCGAAGAGCGCTACGAACAGGCGTATCGCGACGGCGAGCACGACGTGCTCAGAGACTGCCCGACCGCGACCGTCGCGGACTTTCTCTCGGCGTGGTTCGACGCGCCCGCCGGAGCCCACCCGGTCGTCGGCGTGCGCCGAGAGGGCACCGACCTCGACGCCCGCGCGGAGTTGTTCCACACGATGCCCGGATCGGTGACTCGACCGCTGTTCGACTCGGTCCACGCCACCGTCTGTATGAGCGCGACGCTGCGCCCGTTCGACGTCTTCGAGTCTGTCGTCGGGCTGGAGGATCCCGAACGGCTGGCGTACGACCAGCGGTTTCCCGCCGAACGACGCCGGAGCTACGCGGTCGCGACGCCCGCCCTGTTCGCCAGTCGGCGCGACGATAGATCGGTCGTCGAATCGGTCACGACCGCGCTCGGGGACACGATTCGGATGACGCCGGGCAACGTCCTCGCGGTGTTTCCGAGCTACAGCGAGGCCGAACGGTATCACGACCGCCTCGACCCGGCGGGCCAGACCGTCCTGGACCGGGCGGGAACCGACGGCAAGGCGATCCGCGAGGAGTTCGTCGCGAGCGACGACGCGACGCTGTTCACCTCGCTGTGGGGGACGCTCACCGAGGGCGTCTCCTACGACGGCGACGATGCGCGGACGGTGGTCGTCGTCGGCGTCCCCTACCCCCGGCTTGACGACCGCCGCGAGGCCGTCCAGGCCGCCTACGGCGAGGCCTTTGCCGAGACAGGGGACGATTCCGCAGACGTCGGCTGGGAGTACGCCGTCGAGATTCCGACCGTCCGGAAGACCCGCCAGGCGCTCGGGCGGGTGATCCGCTCGCCCGAGGACTTCGGCGCGCGCATCCTGCTGGACGAACGCTACACCCAGCGCGCCGAAATCGAGATGGGCGAGTACGCCGTCCGGCGATCGTTCCCGCCCGACGAGCGCGAACAACTCGTCGACGTCGCCCCCGAGAAACTCCAGTTCGGCCTGCGGAACTTCTTCGCAGACCTCGATGCCTACGACGGCGACCCGCCCGCGCCGCGGTGAACAGGGACCAACACGAGCGGCGAGCGTCACGACTGTCGAGAGCACACGAAGATGTCGAGTCCGACCCCCGAACGATTTTCATTCACATCTTATACCGTTTATCCAACGACACGTCGTATAGGTCAAGAAATATGAGTCTGGAACAGTTGTGTGTTAACGATGGTTCACGAGGGGACCCACCAGACCGACGGCGCACCGACAGGACGAACACGACGCGAGGCACTCGGGACGATCGCGGCCGCCGCGGGCGGTCTCGTCGGAGTCGCCGGGACGGCCTCGGCCGCGCCCGTGGCGACGGTCACCGGGTCGGGTGGGAGCTACGAGACGACGAGCGGCGGGTCGACCGTCCATACGGGCGGCGATCTCGCCGAGGCGATCCGCGCGGGCATCGACGCGCTGCCCGACGGGCGATCGAGTCGAGAAGAGGTGCTCGTGGAGGCCTCGGGCGACATCTCGGAACAGATTTTCGTACCGAGCTATACCGATCTGAACCTGCAGGGCAGTTACTACGCGTCGGGCATCATCCCGTTTTACGCCGACCAGGTCGAGTCGATCACGATCCGGAATCTGACCCTCGAAGGCGACGTCTCGATGGGGATGCGGATCCGACGGGCCGACGACGTCGTCGTCGACGGGATCACGATGGAGATCAGTTCGGGCATCGGGATCCGGATCGACGATGCGTAC belongs to Halococcoides cellulosivorans and includes:
- a CDS encoding twin-arginine translocase subunit TatC translates to MADLGIDEDTKRTVAAGRETLGDFLSTAQRKLQVIFIVFVVGLMGSIWILRAFVWEQLRADLFGRMPPPILRQTSVVAQTPFDVILLQAKIGIVVGLVMIVPVIVYYSSDSLRSRGIWPDDVPILKVAGFTLAVGGLFTGGVAYAYVFFFPLMFDFLATNAINAGFTPAYSIVKWVHFIVLLALSFGLAAQLPLVMASLSLAEIVPYETFRDKWKIAVLVLYGGGAMFTPPDPITQLMWATPLVGLYALSLRMTKTLVIAKRSGEALDVRVIARQHWNVLAGSALVGGVVTYAAVVSGGLTHLNTVVASLPDAYRPRPTPNYDVLARTSEGLLSGAAPGFDAAAQASRTVNPVYFTDPFPDLPAALGVSRPTVAVVLAVVVGLLVALVVLYRTVSKVFASDELAMAAVRDPEDVDVGALSTQQVRDAPLDVFRVLDEDEATAYAGMALQDDNPEKAEAILARFDAAQSVDEAVEGEAADGEAPDGAEGEAAGEDAETDEEGNVLTNTATGMFGAFVDDEPDEDDIGGYYRDVTFIIDSLTSKAFRIVGVFMVVSAAIFMWLYQGGMGTIKEYFVGLALVEESAVNIVTLHPVEHLVFEIKVGVLVGLIFTVPMILYYAWPALKERGYARGDRRTWLVWGGSMILGVTVGGIVGFALVAPTIISWLVQDSVRANMIIAYQIKNFGWLVVYTTVGVGLLGMVPVSMVLFHYGGILTYAALRRHWRVAVLGSFVVTMAVTSQGVAKMLVLGLPIAATYVIGLGVVWLFTFGGRWGPEENLKVIRDRV
- a CDS encoding twin-arginine translocase subunit TatC, with translation MGGARTGGFDDGPGGIRRDWRAVEDHEPRRPLDRRTRGAVGDSASVGGAFSPPDRPGAGARRREGPDRPYRPDPRPRRDPAAGPTGEPQPPSDLAAPPQRSPAARGLRSGEHARPGAAVAWVGPSPRVAAAAPFAGGHGPDGDLVTGRLGPDYEAPDESPTRDSTEGDTTTPDTPTGSTQTTRGGRGDTDPPAETGAPDDQEMPLGAHIEEMVRRLGIVVLITGAVAAVAFPFGEYVINFLWFSYLPGTAAECPSTAQELACPRVYHPLSLMFARLKVATLGGFVVALPAAVYQIYRFMRPGLYPRERRYYLASVPTSLALAVAGLLFAHVLILPILFTYFHFYTQGAAEIWFSLGRTFDLIVMMLGLFALAFQIPLLIVLAVMMNVTSRRWLANKRMYFWGAFLAVSFIFGADPTGMGPFLVAGTMVGLFEGTLLLLRWSGKGTIWPTPEALTRRRPLAWLAGAIAGYVASPAPLPTGYYAAVPTFVKNYLANYDLEPVTPLIVALVIVAIFEYIAYTIRQYRAGAGYRGGSRKPRADQFDWVLRRARFSVWALALLAGYLSSPDPVFLDTFQSVTLPPLRALALGIGIGVAYEILLRGYRFWWERR
- the larE gene encoding ATP-dependent sacrificial sulfur transferase LarE, whose amino-acid sequence is MTTAAEKRTQAVADLADRDGVLVAFSGGVDSSVVAAMAHEALGDRAVACTARSETLPEAELADARSVADEIGIRHVETTFSELDDPDFRANDEQRCYHCRSMRLDAMSQVAEREGLATVCDGTTADDGEGGHRPGLQAVAERDAYSPLRAHDITKAEAREIARAYDLSVADKPSMACLSSRIPTGERITDERLSRVERAEDLLRTWGFEQFRVRDHGDLARIEVGTEELDAALDPEFAAAAREHVGALGFDHVTLDLAGYRTGSVSPEE
- a CDS encoding ATP-dependent DNA helicase; this encodes MSDGPAPMDYFPYDEPYGHQADAIDAIDDALADGRDVLFEGPCGTGKTLAALAPALAEAHRTDRTVLIATTVHQQLRQFVREARTIADHEPISASVFRGKGSMCHREVDYETCRVLKEATRDLADLEEDRDELRERADALLAASRDGDSDAAEARAAVQDERESVAEEISDLREDREICEYYYDNLTSDTIEFDAWLAGGVRTPDEVFARAESAGFCGYELLKEGLSGLDLVCCNYNHVLDPMIREHVFRWLDRDPEDVIVVLDEAHNVPSAAREHARRRLASETIERALDELADSEDPRADPAANLIATVGEALDRVAREQASDPGSEWTEHSVANPDGKDALTVATLQAYSGQGYPADLEAARELGEALEERYEQAYRDGEHDVLRDCPTATVADFLSAWFDAPAGAHPVVGVRREGTDLDARAELFHTMPGSVTRPLFDSVHATVCMSATLRPFDVFESVVGLEDPERLAYDQRFPAERRRSYAVATPALFASRRDDRSVVESVTTALGDTIRMTPGNVLAVFPSYSEAERYHDRLDPAGQTVLDRAGTDGKAIREEFVASDDATLFTSLWGTLTEGVSYDGDDARTVVVVGVPYPRLDDRREAVQAAYGEAFAETGDDSADVGWEYAVEIPTVRKTRQALGRVIRSPEDFGARILLDERYTQRAEIEMGEYAVRRSFPPDEREQLVDVAPEKLQFGLRNFFADLDAYDGDPPAPR